The following nucleotide sequence is from Aptenodytes patagonicus chromosome 6, bAptPat1.pri.cur, whole genome shotgun sequence.
ACTTCATAGGTTCTAATCTTTTAATGCTAAAAGGTTGTGGGCTTAGAATAATTTAGACCCTTGtctaaaaatcagaaataaaaatagaatgaaaaattTAACTTATCAGTAAAATCAGGCTGttaaatttcagatttaaaaagtaGCATAGGGACTCCTGGACaataagaagaaatgaaacaattaCTGGTGGGTTTtgcaagacagaaataaaattctaCCCTTGAGGTATCCTCACACTGCAACCAAACAAGCTTACCCTGCCCTTCAAAGAGCCTGCTATTTTAACAAGAAATAAACAATCTCGTTACAGCTGCTCTTTATACCTGTTGGCTCTCCTCACTCACTTTGTCCTTCAGAACACCAGAAATTAATCATACACGCCAAGAAAACATCACATATGATCTAATTGCCTGTAATAACTTTGGTCAGGAAAATCTGTTATAAAATGCTGTCAATGCTAAACGCTGTCTGCACTAACTGGTGCAATTTTACGTGGCACACTTTCTCCTGCCAAGTTAACAGcagtaatttttttacttaagCTTGGTTTGTGAACTCGGCAGAAGCGATGCGCGGGAGGGCGACACGCTGAGCGCGCGGCTGTTGGCACAGCCGGACCACCCTGCGGCCAAGCAGAAGCGAGTCCAGCTGGAAGGCGTGGGGCTCACGGTGCTCTGCACTCCCCACGCCCCCTCGCTCACCTAATTCACCCACAACCCCTGCCTCCTGCCGGGGCAGTGCAGTACGCTACGTTACTTTGATCTAACATGGGGATAAAAACGTTTATTTTCCTCATCACCGCATTAGCTGAAAATATCAGcttgcaacatttttttcttttcttaagggTGAGCagatggggaggagaggaaggaaggaggggagcaagCAGAACAAAAGCTCAGTACTCAGATCTGCATCAGTATTAGAAACAGATGTTTTGTATCCAACTGGAAATGAGAATTCATTCACAATCGTAAAAAAAGTCAAGACTTTATACTGCAGTTCTGCATACTTCTGAAGGGTGTTAATGGGACTCCTCAGCCCAATCACTGGCAGGAAATGTTTGTAATGCACTGAACTTACAAGCTTGGGAATTGTTTTTGCAAATATAAGGAATGAGAAACACAGATACAATCATTAATTCGTAAGGATTTACGAATATTGGCTATGTTATACAAAGAAGGTCAAATCTGCACAGACACACCCTCCCAGGAATTGTACAACCAACCAAAAGAATACAGGCAGCCGGGGCAAATATAGTCCCGACAAAGAGATGTCACAAAAGACGTCACCGCTTTATTCCATGgtttttgttaaaataacattttaaaggtTAGATGATATAGGAAATTTCTTCCAAACTGAGCAAGTCAGCTGCTCCCTTCAGTTaagagatgaggaagaaaagacaatCCAGGCTaggacctgctgctgcccagtgCAAAGCAAAGGGCTGCAGACGGATGCAACGGTGGTCAGGGTGCTGCCATCCCACTAGGTGACGTGGGGTCCCTGCCTACCAGGTCATTCGAAGGGCTGCAGTCCCTGCACAGGCATTAGTGATGCTAAATGGGGACGCTGGCAGAAGAGGTGACTGTGAAGGGCTTGGGGATGAGATGCCCGCAGGAGGAAAAAGACAGTACACAAGGCAGATAGCTCACAAGGCTCGACAGCACCATCAGGACTGGCATGTGATCTTAAGAAAGCCCCAAAGGATGGCGTTCTGAGTCGGAAGAGGTCTGAGTCCAGCTTTTTGTTTGATTCATCCCATGCTCGGGAAGTCAGGAGTTTGTAAATAAAATATCATAGCATAAAAAAATACCTCCCTCCATCACCGATTGCTATCTCCTCACTAGTCTAtcctgaattttgcttttttggatCAAAAGTGAGAAGTACTGTTAAGAAGTAAAGTGTTGTTTACGCTTCTGTTCTTCCCCTTACTAACCATAGCTGCAGACAGGACATACCCACAGCATCACCAAGGCTCACCTGGGTCGGCAGGAGCCACTGCCACTCGTGAGGACGCAGCAGCAGCGACCTTCACGGGACACACGGCCTTTCTCAGACACTTTCACAGGGGACGCTACTCTCACTGGCACCCTGATGAGCAGCCTGAGTAGAAACATGGCTCACGCAGTCCTCTGTCTTCTTCTCACACCAGATGTGAGTGGTCCTGAAAGCAAGAGCTGGAAGGCACAGCAGCAAGGAACCAACACCCTCGAGAAGTTACTGCCACACTTATTGACCCGCCCTTTTCTCTGAGCCACGCCAGAGGAAGCGTGCACTGAGCATCACCACATACGATGATATCTCACAGTTACTCGCTTACTACTTCCTGCAACAggaatgctattttattttttctgtcaccCTAATTTGACTATTCATCCCATTTTCCTCCGCTACATTCTATGCATCTATGACAAACAAGAACTACCACCACCCAATACACCATTTTAAAGGGCTGAAATAGTATGTAGTGTATTTTGCATACTTTTATTCTCTTAAGTATTAAAATACAGACATTGCCTTATGACAAATGTTAtaataagaacagaaaaataacgAAATCTTAGTCTCTTGGCAAACTTGCAAGGAGTGAAACATACCAACATATCTCCACAGTCACTGCAAAAAATGCCTTCTAAAGGAGACCAGCAATTACAACCATGGACCCTGAACGTCTCCACCCTGGCACCTACCCCACCGGCTGCCAGGTCAGGCACCTTTGTGGAAATGCGGAAAGGGAGCAGACCAGCCCTGAGCATACACCAGCTGAGAAATGCCCAGGCGACCGGAGGAGAGTGGCTTTCCCTTggacagcccctgcctgcccctgccagctCTGACCCCCCAGAACACCCCTCCAGAACGCCCAGCTGAGTGCCTTCAGAGAGCAACCCGGAGAATGAAGAGACAGGATCCCACCTCCTGCAAATCACAGCTAACAGGCCATGCTTTTATTTCCCTCCGCTGGTCCGTCTCCTAACGAACAAGTGAGCATGTCCACCCTTTTAAGCCCCCCAAGGAGACCCACAGCAGCCTGCTCTGATGGTTTCCAGCCAGCGGCCGCCCGCACACTGCTCAGAGCGGGAGCTCCGGAGAGCGGGGCAGGCAGCTCACGCTGCAGTGGCCAGGGACACACGTCCAAACTGGGGGCTGCTTTCTGACTGGATTACACCAGCGTCGCCGGGATTGCAACTTCAGACCACTACCAATATTCCTAccacattagaaagaaaaatcttaaaaagaagATTATTCTTTAGCACAACTGAGCACAATTCGCAactgctgtgttttctgtattGTGCTTCCTCCTTCTCTAGATTTCTCGTAACATCAGAGATAACATTTGGCATGATGATCTTCCCTGATGAACTCCATTTTGCAGTTCAAAAAAGATTTCTGGGGACAGTGACCACTGTCAATAATTCCTGACCCAGTAATTGCATTGCATATTTATTTATCAAGCAGCTGCATTCATTTCCATAAAAAGCTAAAACGTGCACTCAGTACTACAGAAACTTCGTTATattcagggtaaaaaaaaaaacacaaacaacttGTAAATATTATTCTTATGTTCAGTAAAGCAGCTATGAACTTTGAAATTTGACAGCCAAGTTACAGAGATCAAGAAAAAGTGCCTTAATGATACTGGAAGTGTTACAAATGATAGCATAAGAGTTTGAGTACAGAAGGAACTAAGCATTTTTAATGGTTTATGCAACTTTCCTTTTGTGTATTTTGCCAAGACAACATGATTTGCAAACTGAGAAAGTTCGaaacttttatatattttaccAAATCAATCTTGTTAATTTGGTGAATCAAGTTTGCTGGTTATGCACAACTCGTTGATATTATTTACATAGAATAAATATACTTTATGCTGGACCAAGCATTTGAACGTGAAACGCTGCTCAAGTATGAAAGGCTATTCTCACATACAAATCACAAATTGCAGGGTGCTAATACAAACCCTCCAACACACGCCAGCAAATAGCAGTGGTTACGCAGCAGCAAAAAAAACAGCAATGTTTTAAGaattggggaaaagaaaaaaaaaaaagaatccttaaGCTTAGTCATCACCTCAAGTAGCATTTGGACAAAAAGGTCCTAAATTGACCCACCAATTAACATCAAGTGAGGAGTATTCAGTTTCCAGATGAACCCCAACATGGAATGAGGGGTGAATATCTATGCTCATTTCAAGCCGCATATCACTTGGTGGAGCCACTGCAAGTTCTCATGTTCTCATGAGAGAAGAGGATGTTCTCATTATGAAGGTTTAAGGGCAGCTTGAACAAGAATGCAACCAGAACAAGCATGAAAAGGCAGCTCCTGTATAAAGTGGAAGCATGCCTTCTGCCGACTCCATGCAACCCATCTCTGCAATCCACAAATCAGCAGAGGAGTGCAGCCATCACGGTGGCTGTGGTTATGAGGATCCAGAAGCACCAAGCAGCTGCATGAAGGCCACTCTGCTAGACTGATTCTTTACCGGAGCACAGGAGTTAGGCCTCATGGTACCACATCACCATAACTCCTACAGGATCCACACTGGGACCCACGACTGATGGAGGGAACAGGCTAGCGAGGTGACAGTGTTCGCTATCAGTGCCAAATTATTCAGAGCAGTAGGGACAAGGCCTTTCGGAAAGAGCTGAGTGTGTGACTAGGTGACAAAAAGAGCAGATAAAATTGATCATGAACACAAATGACGTGATGCACGGTAGGGGGGACAAAAAAGCCTCTAGCCTCACCCATGCAGTGATGGGTTCTAGGTTGAACATGACTGCTCTATGACTCTGTCCCTAGCCAATTTTGAAGTCCTGCTGAAAGATCTGAAGACTTGTCTGCAGTACTGATCATTAGATGATCTAAACAGGCACTGCACTGTGGGAACCCCTCAGCATCGCAGAATTACACTGTCCTATGTTATGATACATAACTCTAACAACTATATTTTCCTGTCTCTCACATAGGTCTCCCAGCAAGAGAAGAGGCCCTGTGCCTGAGAATGGAAGGCGCTCTAGACCCTTAACAAAAAGCACCACAGCTGCCAAATCAAGAAAGGTAAGGACAAGCCATTGATATTGAAAGATTTACAGAGTCTAGCTTGGActttggcagcaggaggagaacagTTTTCAAATACAGCATGTTACcatcttaaataaaaatgccagTAGTTACTGGTGCTTTCCAGTTGTCTGAGTGGATGGTTGAAGGATACAGAGGGAAAAGTGGAGATCCTTCTAGTTTTAGCAATATCACCCCAAACCTTACCCATTATCACCTCCTAATCCTAACACACCTATTCACATGGTAGCTATAACACCCACTCTCCACaccatcttttttcctttaaaaacccaaccaaacaaaaacaaacgcCTTGATGACTAGAGCTTAAACATAAAGATAGGATGGCAGGTCTTCTTATGGGAGATCTACCAGGAAGAGATTAACTGCAGACTTCGGGTGCGAACCCGGGTAACACCTGTTCCATTGCTCCACTGATCCATGCAAGTTCCAGAACAGCACCTAAGCTGGTCAGCCTTTACAGTGTCTGCAAAAGAGATACAGAAAACAATATACCAAAGGAAACAATTTtacctatttaaaagaaaatttccatttctaGTTATTGCAAGGTTGCACCAATCTGCTACACAGAGGCATCAGCTACCAACTCTGAATTGTGGCAATAAggaaattctttattttctaaaagatgggttgtttttttttccccccagctccATGGCATGTGTTTTCCAGTTGCCTAGGTTTTCATTTGCCAAATACAACAGCATTGTATCTATATCTGTTCTGCCCTCCCTACAGAGGATAATCCACCCCCGTAAACATTCTGTCAAAGAAAAGCAGACAGCAGATGTGATTTCTTCTTGGACATCCTCTAAAATTTAAATCTGAATGACTTGAGAGGACAGCTCTAGCTTCTACATTATGCTAACACACAGACACTCCTGTATGTTGTGCTACTAAAAGTAAAAGTTTAAAGCGAACTGTGCTAGCTGCACATAAGGCTTTCTTTCAAGTGAACATTAGAAAATATTGGCATACACTAGGTATTTCCACACCTGACTAACAGAAGAGTGTTTTCTATGCCTGTATACAAAACAGAATACTTGTACAAAGAATATTCATATCCCTCACATGCTTCCTGGTAAACCAATGCTAAAAATACATACTGGTCCTTAAGGGTTAATGAGATGTATTTAGAGTCACAAAATCACTGTGGCTCAGTCCCCCTCCTAGTTCGCAGCATGTAGGCTTATACCTGCAGAAAAGGGGCAGCACAGGGCTTGAAGACAATGGATTAAAGTCAAACAGAGAAGCAAATGGATTCTCTGTTCAGAACAGCAGTATGCTCTTGAACATCATCAAAAAGTGAGATGGCACCACTTGGAAAATACTTACTATGCATCCCTGCTGGAACTGATGATGTGGTGATTTCTGAGAAGTATGCCAAGTTTATTTTGAACTAAGAGTAGAAATCTTATACTAATTAATGGAAAGCATAGCACCATTTTATCTTACTGAGataatttttctctgcttctaGGAACAAAGATACTGTGAGATGTTCAACTCCAGCACAAACTCCTCGGGCAACAACTGCAGTCACAGCACAGTAATAACCAAGACAGTCATTCCCCTGGTCTACTGTTTAATTTTCATAGTAGGACTCCTGCTGAACGGTGTGGCAGCATGGATCTTTCTGTATGTTTCTAGCAAAAAGAGTTTTATTGTCTATCTCAAAAACATCGTTGTTGCCGATCTCCTAATGAGCTTgacatttcctttcaaaattctTGCAGATTCAGAAATTGCACCTCCACAGCTCAACACATTTGTGTGCAGAtactctgctgttgttttttataCAAACATGTATATCGGGATAACATTTTTTGGCCTCATAGGTTTTGACAGATACTACAAAATTGTAAAGCCTTTATTCACCTCCTTTGTTCACACGGTTAACTACAGTAAGGTGGTCTCTATAATCATATGGCTATTGTTAATGCTTATATCATTTCCAAATATTATTTTGACTAATGAAATCACTAAAGAAAGTTATTCCAGAAAATGTATAGGTCTTAAAAGTGAGCTTGGCAGACAGTGGCATAAGGCGTCAAGTTATATTTGCACAGGGATAttctgggttgtttttcttctgctaatAATTTTTTACACTTCTATatcaaaaaaaatatatagctcTTATAAAAAATTCAGAAGGAACTCAGATGTGACCAAGAGAAAAATCAGCCGTAATATATTCAGTATAATGTTTGTATTTGTCATTTGCTTTGTACCCTATCACCTCTGCAGAATACCATACACTCTAAGTCAAACTAGCTCACAATTCAACTGCCAGTCAAAAAAAACTCTGTTCTACGCAAAGGAGTTTACTCTTGTACTGTCTGCTGCAAATGTGTGCCTTGAtcccattatttattttttcctctgcctaccctttaaagaaaagctgtatCAAAAACTGCATCTCAAGCTGAAAACTTCAAGTGAGGTTGAAATTTCTAAATCCAGAAGATCAAATACACTTCAGGGAAGTATAAACATAGTGTAGGTTCAGGTCTGTAAAATAATGCACATTTCAGAAAGTTATTCAAGAATTCAAGTCTCCAAGAAACTGAACAGATGAGAAccagcaataaaacagaaaaaaggtttCAGCATAAAATACCAAGTGATGTTTCTCTGTATAAAAACGTTATTGCATGTTGCCAATATATTTACTATGTGCTATTTCAGCTGATGCTATGATTGCATTATGGTGTGATACAACCTATCTGGAtctagaaaaaaagagagaggaataacTGGAACACCACATTCTGGAGCTCGAGGCCATGGTTCTCTGAAGGGATTATCCAACAGACCGAATAATCAAACTGATTCACTGTTGTTTCTCACAAAGCCAGGCATGATACACATGACAGTCAACAAACCAGCCTGAAGGGCCTGGGAACAACTGATAGCTCCACCTTGGCTGGAGCAGACCCTCAGAAGCAATACAATGAAGTTCAGCACAAGTCTCTGACTTACTTGGCCTCCACCAGCCCATAAAAGAGGACTGAGACCCTGAGGGGAGGCTCTCTTGTGTATTTACCAGCTCACAAAGCAAAGCATTGAAGGCAATATGCAGCTTAAGGACCCTATTCCAACAACTGgcggaaaaaaaagatttaaaaaaaaaaaaaaaaatacagatcaaGTCCTCAAAGATCTACACAGAGCCTGAAAAAcccttggtaatttttttttttttttacatatataaagGATTTCTTAAGGGAAACATTCTATATGAATTAAACACGATTATTTATCACCCTTAGGCACCAAATGTCAGAGTACTTCTATAAAATGTCATGCTCAATATAAGCATTTAAAGAGGATCCTTCTATAAACTAAATAGCACAGTTACACTGTACCATATTCCTCGGAACTTTTCTGAAATAACATGGTGTACACCAAAAATGTTCACACCAAACTGACTGAGATTTTGGTAACTCCCTTTCCGTTGTTGCAGAAGGAGGTAAGAACACTCAAGGAGCCATTTGAAAACACACACGTACAGCTGTCTAGAAACTCTGGGGTATATTTAAATCCAGAAAGAATGATTTGTTGGTTTTCCTATGCTTTTGGCACGACGacaaagcatttctctttgtACAAAGGTAATAGCTGAAAGCCACAAACcttctatatataaatataatctcttttttaacagtatttttctgtgcagccttttttttttttttcttcttttgattgaTTTTATCATTGTACAGGGAAAGCACACTAGCGCATAAAGTACCCACAAAAGCTTTCAGGTGATGTCTCTGGAAGgtgaatgctttcattttactTAACAAAGACGATATAGGAACAGAAATAACATGTCCTTCACCTTTCTGCCACTGTGTTTCATTTTAGTCATAACAGATAATCTCTCAGGgtgaaagattttttaaatatacgGTCTTTGAGCCTTCTCCAAGGCTGTGGGTAACTTCTCTTGGTCTGCGACCACTGATCTACAGTAACAGTTTTCTACCATCACACAGGATTATATTTAAACTAAAGGACCAGACAGCTCTTTAAACTGCCTGCTGAGTTTAAAGACACT
It contains:
- the P2RY14 gene encoding P2Y purinoceptor 14, which encodes MFNSSTNSSGNNCSHSTVITKTVIPLVYCLIFIVGLLLNGVAAWIFLYVSSKKSFIVYLKNIVVADLLMSLTFPFKILADSEIAPPQLNTFVCRYSAVVFYTNMYIGITFFGLIGFDRYYKIVKPLFTSFVHTVNYSKVVSIIIWLLLMLISFPNIILTNEITKESYSRKCIGLKSELGRQWHKASSYICTGIFWVVFLLLIIFYTSISKKIYSSYKKFRRNSDVTKRKISRNIFSIMFVFVICFVPYHLCRIPYTLSQTSSQFNCQSKKTLFYAKEFTLVLSAANVCLDPIIYFFLCLPFKEKLYQKLHLKLKTSSEVEISKSRRSNTLQGSINIV